The Caproicibacterium lactatifermentans genome contains a region encoding:
- a CDS encoding ATP-dependent Clp protease proteolytic subunit — MSNLVPYVVEQTNRGERQYDIFSRLLNDRIIMLNEEVTDATASLVVAQLLFLEGEDPSKDISLYINSPGGSVTAGMAIYDTMQYVKCDVSTICLGLAASMGSFLLSAGTKGKRYSLPNTDILIHQPSAGMQQSQVSDIMIHANYLESKKKLLNQLLAKNTGQPLEVIERDTDRDNFMTPEEACEYGLIDKVITQR, encoded by the coding sequence GTGAGCAATTTAGTTCCTTATGTTGTTGAACAAACAAACCGCGGAGAACGGCAGTATGATATTTTTTCCAGACTGCTGAATGACCGTATTATTATGCTGAATGAAGAAGTAACCGATGCAACGGCAAGCTTGGTGGTAGCGCAGCTCTTGTTTTTGGAAGGAGAGGACCCTTCAAAAGATATCAGCTTATACATTAACAGTCCTGGTGGCTCTGTAACCGCTGGAATGGCCATTTATGATACTATGCAGTATGTTAAGTGCGATGTTTCTACAATCTGCCTTGGATTGGCAGCAAGCATGGGCTCTTTTCTACTGTCTGCTGGTACCAAAGGGAAACGCTATTCCCTGCCGAACACAGATATTTTAATTCATCAGCCCAGTGCCGGTATGCAACAGTCACAGGTGTCTGATATTATGATTCATGCTAACTATTTGGAAAGCAAGAAAAAGTTGCTTAACCAGCTCCTGGCTAAGAATACGGGACAGCCGCTGGAAGTCATTGAACGGGATACTGACCGGGATAACTTTATGACACCCGAAGAAGCCTGTGAATATGGGCTGATTGATAAAGTTATTACACAAAGATAA
- the tig gene encoding trigger factor, which yields MSLKSSKKVDTNRWQLEVAVDASTFNAAVDHAYKKQKNRIAVPGFRKGKAPRSVVEKLYGPNIFYEGAVNEVYPDALDAAVKEAKLDMIQDKIDFDVVSVDEKDGLVFKATITVKPEVTIDGYKGIKVTKKSEKVMADEVNAELKKVQERDARMVTVDDRPAAKDDIVDIDFDGSVDGKSFEGGKADNFSLTLGSGQFIPGFEDQIIGKNTGDEFDVNVTFPQDYHAEDLKGKEAVFKVKIHEIKVRELPELDDEFAKDVSEFDTLKEYKADVKKHLEADKKEAVRDDMDNQLIDSLVASLKGEIPAVMYANKANDDIRDFSYRLQSQGLDIRTYMKYTGMDQEKLRKAFEPQAERQVKVRLALEKIAEQEKLVASDEDIEKEYRKMADQYKTDVDKIKAVVEKEALASDLAVEKAIDFVRDQADVMDAPAEKKKKSTKATAAKKTKATKSSATKKAADKKDSAE from the coding sequence ATGAGTCTGAAATCATCCAAGAAGGTCGATACAAATCGCTGGCAGTTAGAGGTTGCTGTTGATGCCTCAACTTTTAATGCCGCTGTCGACCATGCCTATAAAAAGCAGAAGAACCGCATTGCCGTTCCCGGCTTCCGCAAAGGCAAAGCACCGCGTTCTGTTGTTGAAAAGCTTTACGGCCCCAATATCTTTTACGAAGGTGCTGTAAATGAAGTGTATCCGGACGCTCTGGACGCAGCTGTGAAAGAAGCTAAGCTGGATATGATTCAGGACAAAATCGACTTTGACGTTGTTTCGGTCGATGAGAAAGACGGTTTGGTTTTTAAGGCCACCATTACGGTCAAGCCGGAAGTAACAATTGATGGGTATAAGGGAATTAAAGTTACCAAAAAATCCGAAAAAGTTATGGCCGATGAAGTAAATGCAGAGCTGAAAAAGGTTCAGGAACGCGATGCCCGTATGGTTACGGTTGATGACCGTCCTGCAGCAAAAGACGACATTGTTGATATTGACTTTGACGGTTCCGTTGACGGCAAATCTTTCGAAGGCGGAAAAGCCGATAACTTCTCTCTGACTTTGGGTTCCGGTCAGTTTATTCCGGGATTTGAAGACCAGATTATCGGTAAAAATACCGGCGATGAGTTCGATGTCAATGTTACTTTCCCGCAGGATTATCATGCTGAAGACTTGAAGGGTAAAGAAGCAGTCTTTAAAGTTAAAATTCATGAGATTAAAGTCCGTGAACTTCCGGAACTCGATGATGAATTTGCAAAAGATGTCAGCGAATTCGATACTCTGAAGGAATACAAAGCAGATGTTAAGAAGCATCTGGAGGCTGATAAGAAAGAGGCCGTTCGGGATGATATGGATAACCAACTGATTGATTCTTTGGTTGCTTCCCTAAAGGGCGAAATTCCGGCTGTCATGTACGCAAATAAGGCAAACGATGATATTCGTGACTTCAGCTATCGTCTGCAGAGCCAGGGACTGGATATTCGGACATACATGAAATACACGGGCATGGATCAGGAAAAATTGCGGAAAGCTTTTGAGCCGCAGGCTGAGCGTCAGGTTAAGGTTCGCTTGGCATTAGAGAAGATTGCAGAACAGGAAAAACTGGTTGCTTCTGATGAAGATATCGAAAAAGAATACAGGAAGATGGCTGACCAGTACAAGACAGACGTGGATAAGATTAAGGCAGTGGTAGAAAAAGAAGCACTGGCCTCCGATTTGGCTGTCGAAAAAGCAATCGATTTTGTGCGTGACCAGGCTGATGTAATGGATGCGCCGGCAGAGAAGAAAAAGAAATCCACAAAGGCAACTGCAGCAAAAAAGACAAAAGCCACAAAAAGCTCTGCAACAAAAAAAGCAGCAGACAAAAAGGACAGCGCTGAATAA
- a CDS encoding metallophosphoesterase: MALYAISDLHLSFGTDKPMDVFPGWDNYTERLEKNWEAVVKPEDTVVIAGDISWAMKLEEAQADFSYIDRLPGHKLILKGNHDLWWSTRSKLENFFTACGFSTISIIHNSAVRVGALAVCGSRGWLYNPQTAQDMKIVNREVGRLEASLQAGEKLGGIPVAFLHYPPVYDNACCDEIFEVLKKHNVSDCYFGHIHGSQAAKRAVIGEYRGIRMHLISCDYLSFCPLLVRE; the protein is encoded by the coding sequence ATGGCATTATATGCAATATCAGATTTGCATCTGTCATTTGGAACAGACAAGCCAATGGACGTTTTCCCAGGATGGGATAATTATACAGAACGACTTGAAAAGAATTGGGAAGCTGTGGTAAAGCCAGAAGATACAGTCGTTATCGCGGGAGACATCAGTTGGGCGATGAAACTGGAAGAGGCACAGGCAGACTTCAGTTATATTGACCGCCTTCCTGGACATAAACTGATTTTAAAAGGAAACCATGACCTGTGGTGGTCCACCCGTTCTAAACTGGAAAACTTTTTCACCGCATGTGGCTTTTCAACAATTTCCATCATACATAATTCAGCAGTAAGAGTTGGAGCACTGGCCGTTTGCGGCAGCCGCGGGTGGCTGTACAATCCTCAGACAGCACAGGATATGAAAATCGTTAACCGGGAAGTTGGCCGGTTAGAAGCATCTTTACAGGCGGGTGAAAAGCTTGGCGGTATTCCGGTCGCCTTTTTGCACTATCCGCCGGTTTATGATAATGCCTGCTGTGATGAAATTTTCGAGGTACTAAAAAAGCATAATGTTTCAGACTGCTACTTTGGCCATATCCATGGGAGTCAGGCTGCCAAACGTGCTGTTATTGGAGAATACCGCGGCATTCGTATGCACTTGATTTCATGTGACTACCTTTCTTTCTGCCCGCTGTTGGTGCGTGAGTAA
- the thrC gene encoding threonine synthase: MQYLSTRDFGKKVSAAQAIAQGICQDGGLFVPQEIPKLSSHDLEQMQKCSYVERAQKVLSLFLTDFSEKEIADCVQAAYTEKKFPGGPAQLSALQEQDCSMYLLELWHGPTCAFKDMALQVLPHLLTKSCQKIHTDKTAVILVATSGDTGKAALEGFKDVPGTKILVFYPQNGVSPMQKRQMVTQEGENVAVCAIEGNFDDAQTGVKKIFINTDMCQKLAKNGMMFSSANSINLGRLLPQIIYYISAYCDLMVNGKIQDRQEVNVAVPTGNFGNILAAYYAKQMGLPIKKLICASNANNVLTEFLRTGCYNRNRAFYTTISPSMDILISSNLERMLSTLTGSDEQVKNWMQELSQTGTYQVNDDVMQKLKNIFWAGFCDDQKTKEEIHTLYQEENYLCDPHTAVAVNVYKQYVSKTGDASTPTIIASTASPYKFADSVLQAIGGSAASDDDFAKIQELATVTGTPIPQPIQALRSKTVRFANCCRPDEMFSKTLKLIGADS; the protein is encoded by the coding sequence ATGCAGTATTTATCAACCCGTGATTTCGGGAAAAAGGTTTCTGCCGCTCAGGCGATTGCGCAAGGCATTTGTCAGGACGGAGGTCTGTTTGTTCCACAGGAGATTCCAAAATTAAGCAGCCACGATTTGGAGCAAATGCAGAAGTGCAGCTATGTGGAACGTGCCCAGAAAGTGCTGTCCCTCTTTTTAACAGATTTTTCAGAAAAAGAAATTGCAGACTGTGTACAGGCTGCCTATACGGAAAAAAAATTTCCGGGTGGACCTGCACAACTGTCAGCTCTGCAGGAACAGGATTGCAGCATGTATCTGCTGGAGCTCTGGCATGGCCCGACCTGTGCCTTTAAGGATATGGCTCTGCAGGTTTTGCCACATCTTTTGACAAAAAGCTGTCAGAAAATACACACCGATAAAACGGCAGTCATTTTGGTAGCAACATCAGGGGATACCGGAAAGGCTGCACTGGAAGGCTTTAAGGATGTGCCAGGGACGAAAATCCTTGTATTTTACCCGCAGAACGGCGTCAGCCCCATGCAGAAACGCCAAATGGTTACACAGGAAGGCGAAAATGTTGCTGTTTGTGCAATAGAAGGTAACTTCGATGATGCACAGACAGGTGTGAAAAAGATTTTTATCAATACTGATATGTGCCAAAAACTAGCGAAAAATGGAATGATGTTTTCCAGCGCCAATTCTATTAACCTGGGTCGGCTCTTACCACAGATTATTTATTACATTTCAGCATACTGTGACCTCATGGTGAATGGCAAGATTCAAGATAGGCAGGAAGTTAATGTGGCTGTTCCCACAGGAAACTTCGGGAATATTTTGGCCGCTTATTACGCCAAACAGATGGGCCTGCCAATTAAAAAATTGATTTGTGCCAGTAATGCCAACAATGTTTTGACAGAATTTCTGCGGACAGGCTGCTATAATCGCAACCGCGCATTCTATACGACTATTTCTCCGTCTATGGATATTCTTATTTCCAGCAATTTGGAACGCATGCTCAGTACTTTAACCGGTTCTGACGAACAGGTGAAGAACTGGATGCAGGAACTGTCACAGACCGGGACTTATCAGGTAAATGATGACGTCATGCAGAAGCTGAAAAATATTTTTTGGGCTGGATTTTGTGATGATCAAAAGACGAAAGAAGAAATCCACACTTTGTATCAGGAGGAGAACTACCTCTGTGATCCGCATACCGCAGTTGCAGTAAATGTATATAAGCAGTATGTTTCCAAAACAGGAGATGCCAGTACGCCGACAATCATTGCTTCTACAGCCAGCCCGTACAAATTTGCTGACAGTGTGCTGCAGGCCATTGGGGGCAGTGCGGCATCTGACGATGACTTTGCTAAGATACAGGAACTGGCTACTGTTACGGGAACACCGATTCCGCAGCCTATCCAGGCGCTGCGGAGCAAAACGGTCCGTTTTGCAAATTGCTGCAGACCGGATGAGATGTTTTCCAAGACACTGAAACTGATCGGGGCTGACTCGTGA
- a CDS encoding YraN family protein, giving the protein MHRTGAVGEDFAAAYLQRKHCRIEARNYHSRYGEIDVIASNEIHLIFLEVKTRSANAMVSPLAAVTPQKQRRIFKTAQTYLMHFPTQLQPRFDVMGITVGKDGLTVLQYQYLKNAFTADGIS; this is encoded by the coding sequence ATGCATAGGACTGGTGCAGTTGGGGAGGATTTTGCAGCTGCCTATCTGCAGCGAAAGCATTGCCGCATTGAGGCGCGGAACTATCATTCCAGATATGGGGAAATTGATGTGATTGCTTCCAATGAAATACATCTTATTTTTTTAGAAGTCAAAACCCGTTCAGCAAATGCAATGGTTTCTCCGCTGGCGGCGGTTACCCCACAGAAACAGCGCAGAATTTTCAAGACAGCGCAGACATATTTGATGCATTTTCCTACGCAGTTGCAGCCTCGTTTTGATGTTATGGGGATTACAGTAGGGAAGGATGGACTTACTGTACTGCAATATCAGTATTTGAAGAATGCGTTTACTGCAGATGGCATTTCTTAA
- a CDS encoding ribonuclease HII yields the protein MTKQNEPVDWLLYERAYLRKGYSVICGVDEAGRGPLAGPVFAGAVILPEGCVIDGVNDSKKLSPKKREALYSLITEKAVSWGVGFATEKEIDQINILQATFLAMRRAVQKLTPLPQMALVDGNQMPPLGIPVQTIVKGDGCCESIAAASILAKVSRDRLMIQLDEMYPQYGFAKHKGYGTVQHRRALLEYGPCPIHRKTFLKKILGEAHA from the coding sequence ATGACCAAACAGAATGAGCCTGTGGATTGGCTTTTGTATGAACGTGCTTATCTGCGGAAAGGGTATTCTGTTATCTGTGGGGTAGATGAAGCGGGACGCGGCCCACTGGCAGGTCCGGTTTTTGCTGGTGCGGTTATCTTACCGGAAGGGTGTGTTATAGACGGCGTCAATGACTCTAAAAAGCTGTCTCCGAAAAAAAGAGAAGCGCTGTATTCTTTGATTACCGAAAAAGCGGTTTCGTGGGGTGTCGGTTTTGCGACAGAAAAGGAAATTGACCAGATTAACATTTTACAAGCTACTTTTTTAGCAATGCGCCGTGCGGTACAAAAATTAACACCGCTGCCGCAGATGGCTTTGGTGGATGGCAATCAGATGCCACCACTTGGCATACCGGTTCAAACGATTGTAAAGGGAGACGGCTGCTGCGAAAGCATAGCGGCAGCATCTATCCTTGCAAAAGTTAGCAGGGACCGCTTAATGATTCAACTGGACGAAATGTACCCGCAATATGGGTTTGCAAAACATAAAGGATATGGAACAGTCCAGCATCGCCGTGCTTTATTGGAATATGGTCCATGTCCCATTCATAGAAAAACTTTTTTAAAAAAGATATTAGGAGAAGCGCATGCATAG
- the ylqF gene encoding ribosome biogenesis GTPase YlqF — MSEAQSIQWFPGHMARAKKQIEKSLKQVDAVAEIADARIPVSSRNPILEHIIQGKPRIILLNKRDMADPTATKQWVSFYQQKNIEAVDIDCKSGKGLGAFQPAVRKVLAPQIASWKQKGMTGRTIRVMVIGIPNVGKSSFINRLSHGSHAAVENRPGVTRSNQWFSIGKGFDLLDTPGVLWPKIEDKMVGEHLAFTGAVKDDILDLEDLASRLLELLCRLYPNAVRSRYKLGETDFSGMEGWQILQLVGKKRGMLVSGGEIDTERTSKMLLDEFRAGKIGRITLEQAGGVQ; from the coding sequence ATGAGCGAAGCACAATCTATACAGTGGTTTCCGGGTCATATGGCCCGTGCCAAAAAGCAAATTGAAAAATCCTTAAAACAGGTAGATGCTGTTGCTGAAATTGCGGATGCGCGGATTCCTGTCAGCAGCCGAAATCCAATCCTTGAACACATTATTCAGGGAAAGCCGCGAATCATTTTATTGAACAAACGGGATATGGCAGACCCAACTGCTACAAAACAATGGGTTTCTTTTTATCAACAAAAGAATATAGAAGCGGTAGATATCGACTGCAAGAGTGGAAAGGGGCTGGGTGCTTTTCAGCCCGCTGTGCGCAAAGTGCTGGCACCACAGATAGCTTCCTGGAAGCAGAAAGGCATGACGGGACGTACGATTCGTGTGATGGTTATTGGTATTCCAAACGTTGGAAAATCATCTTTTATCAATCGCCTTTCACATGGCAGTCATGCTGCAGTAGAGAATCGGCCAGGTGTCACTCGCTCGAATCAGTGGTTTTCGATTGGAAAGGGATTCGATTTGCTGGATACGCCCGGCGTACTATGGCCAAAAATTGAGGACAAAATGGTAGGCGAACACCTTGCGTTTACGGGTGCTGTGAAAGACGATATTCTCGATTTAGAGGACCTTGCATCGCGCCTTCTGGAACTGCTCTGCCGTTTATACCCGAATGCTGTACGTAGCCGCTACAAACTTGGAGAAACAGATTTTTCCGGTATGGAAGGTTGGCAGATTTTGCAGCTGGTTGGAAAGAAACGTGGTATGCTGGTTTCCGGCGGCGAGATTGACACAGAGCGTACTTCTAAAATGCTGCTGGATGAATTTCGTGCAGGTAAGATTGGACGCATTACGTTGGAACAGGCGGGGGGCGTACAATGA
- the lepB gene encoding signal peptidase I: MQIRSNKVGSAHHSKVQSCYEWADALFIAVVILVLAFSFCLRIVSVSGPSMQPNLFSSDKVLLTYFGTSLQCGDVIVIEHTNSREPIIKRVVATGGQTVDIHAGIVSVNGQALDESAYLVKGIKTEQEGTNVHYPLTVPEGKIFVLGDNRSISLDSRSSEIGLIDQKDILGKAQLVLFPFSHFGKIKG; the protein is encoded by the coding sequence ATGCAGATACGCAGTAACAAGGTTGGTTCGGCCCATCACAGCAAAGTACAGTCATGCTATGAGTGGGCTGATGCGCTGTTTATTGCGGTTGTCATATTGGTTTTGGCTTTTTCATTTTGTTTGCGGATTGTCAGTGTCAGTGGACCGTCTATGCAGCCAAATCTGTTTTCCAGTGATAAAGTTTTGCTTACTTATTTTGGAACATCACTGCAGTGCGGGGATGTTATTGTAATAGAACATACGAACAGCAGAGAACCTATCATTAAGAGAGTAGTTGCTACAGGTGGACAGACTGTTGACATCCATGCGGGAATAGTATCCGTTAATGGCCAAGCACTGGATGAAAGTGCTTATCTGGTAAAAGGTATAAAGACAGAGCAGGAAGGAACAAATGTTCATTATCCGCTGACCGTACCGGAGGGCAAGATCTTTGTTTTGGGAGATAACCGTTCTATTTCATTGGACAGCCGCAGCAGTGAAATTGGACTGATTGATCAGAAAGATATTTTGGGAAAAGCGCAGCTGGTTCTTTTCCCATTTTCACATTTTGGAAAGATTAAAGGGTGA
- the rplS gene encoding 50S ribosomal protein L19, whose translation MNALQLIAQDSVKEDKPQLEVGDTIRVSVNIREGDHERIQAFEGTVIARRGSGVSETFTVRRVSYGVGVERVFPFHSPNVKKVEVIRKGHTRRAKLYYLRDRVGKAAKLREVVK comes from the coding sequence ATGAACGCATTACAGTTAATTGCACAGGACTCTGTAAAAGAAGACAAGCCTCAGCTGGAAGTCGGCGACACCATCCGTGTAAGTGTTAACATCCGTGAAGGTGACCACGAAAGAATCCAGGCATTTGAGGGTACTGTCATTGCCCGCCGCGGTTCGGGTGTCAGCGAAACATTCACGGTACGCAGAGTTTCCTATGGTGTTGGCGTGGAGCGTGTTTTCCCGTTCCATTCTCCGAACGTCAAAAAAGTAGAAGTTATCCGCAAAGGCCACACTCGCCGCGCAAAGCTCTATTATCTGCGTGACCGTGTGGGCAAAGCTGCTAAACTGCGTGAAGTTGTTAAATAA
- the addA gene encoding helicase-exonuclease AddAB subunit AddA, which yields MSDKKWTLEQQDAISARGGPLLVSAAAGSGKTAVLVERVVSLILDSSQGIAADRLLVVTFTKAAAAEMKDRIDRRLSLELQKHPNSTFLQRQKILLSHAQIGTIDSFCKELIQENFSQLGVPVDFRVADQSEMEVLQAQTMTQVLDRYYAADDANFLQMADSISSSKNDRQLTEVIQTLYQFARSHPFSRRWLQEKADMYRETNPDRTEWGSSVRKYAEAALSYSMQMTEQSAALLDKLGETDKLREAQRPVYEEDWSILQCLRQTVQKGDWDAVYQQIHSVSWERMPSVRGYQESSYKLKADANRKEVKKTVEQLKHLFCCKKEECREDFERLLPVVSKLVSVTETFSDQLNTVKKEKKILDFSDLEHLALQLLVQETPDGWKRTPEADSLSQRYDEVLVDEYQDTNELQDLLFRAISQEEKNLFMVGDVKQSIYGFRQAEAGLFLERRSHAEIYCREAPTFPSCITLGKNFRSRVGIIAFVNFLFRQLMSKNAGGLEYAGPDELLYGGSYPESPVPDAELDVLECSTDDGDLDQIEAESRRIAEYITNFLENGTVQENGRRRKGQLRDVCILLRSAKKYAPQYARILSSFGVPTWASSENGFFETSEIRTALSFLRTADNPLLDIPLLAVLASPVYGFTPDELASIRMEKKKGPVYLAVRKKAAAGNTRCQNFLEDLQVYRAQAATLPADRFLLFFLQKSGYQDLVLAMDHGETRLANLHLLIEYARKYEQSSAGGLSGFIHLIDRMQREGSDLSAASPVAESADVVHIMSIHHSKGLEFPVVILAGCSRRFHQETNKVCLNAKLGFGLQLQDEESGCRYTTLPHEAVSLEQRCDGMSEELRVLYVAVTRAKERLLILCSGSNVEKKLTSCASKLGKEEKLPAFLVQKAGSTADWILLCALRHPNAGALRKAADAVDLPIVPCSQKCHFKIVSFSGPLQQTDGTEKTEQNVSPNPELYEKLKKETEYIYPYLRLGQVRAKTAASEIAAAPFERKYAAMSRPAFLGKGGLTPAERGTALHAYMQYVDYKTAASNPEAELERLYKEAYLTKEQADAVDINKIKHFFASPLAKRILNSKKVLREYRFTIEIPASRLDISLPPDMGQEPVVVQGAIDCAFEEADGLVLLDYKTDREKNPDKLRDRYQVQLMLYKEALTQCTGMPVKECLLYTFSLGKTIILSDT from the coding sequence ATGAGCGATAAAAAGTGGACTCTTGAACAGCAGGATGCAATTTCTGCCCGTGGTGGCCCTCTGTTGGTGTCTGCTGCGGCGGGTTCGGGGAAAACGGCTGTATTGGTAGAACGTGTAGTTAGCTTAATATTAGATTCCAGTCAGGGAATTGCTGCGGACCGGCTGTTGGTTGTTACGTTTACAAAAGCGGCCGCAGCAGAAATGAAGGACCGTATTGACCGGCGTCTGTCCTTGGAACTGCAGAAACATCCAAACAGTACTTTCCTGCAGCGACAGAAAATTTTGCTCTCTCATGCCCAAATCGGTACTATTGATAGCTTCTGCAAAGAATTGATACAGGAAAATTTCAGTCAGCTTGGTGTACCTGTAGATTTCCGTGTAGCGGACCAGAGTGAAATGGAAGTTTTGCAGGCACAAACTATGACGCAGGTATTGGACCGGTATTATGCGGCAGACGATGCGAATTTCCTGCAGATGGCAGACAGCATTTCCTCCAGCAAGAATGACAGGCAGCTAACAGAAGTTATCCAGACATTATATCAGTTTGCCCGCAGTCATCCGTTTTCGCGCCGCTGGCTGCAGGAAAAAGCAGATATGTACAGAGAAACAAATCCAGATAGAACAGAGTGGGGTAGCTCTGTTCGGAAATATGCAGAAGCAGCGCTTTCGTATAGTATGCAGATGACAGAACAATCGGCTGCCCTTTTAGATAAACTTGGGGAAACAGATAAGCTGCGGGAAGCACAGCGGCCAGTTTATGAAGAAGACTGGAGCATTTTGCAGTGTTTGCGGCAGACAGTGCAAAAAGGGGACTGGGATGCTGTTTATCAGCAGATCCATTCAGTGAGCTGGGAACGGATGCCTTCTGTACGGGGTTATCAAGAAAGTTCATATAAATTAAAAGCAGATGCCAACCGTAAAGAAGTTAAAAAAACAGTAGAACAATTAAAACATCTCTTTTGCTGTAAAAAGGAAGAGTGCCGCGAAGATTTTGAGCGTTTGCTGCCCGTTGTCAGCAAGCTGGTTTCTGTTACCGAAACCTTTAGTGACCAACTGAATACGGTTAAGAAGGAGAAAAAAATATTAGATTTCAGTGACTTGGAACATTTGGCACTGCAGCTATTAGTACAGGAAACACCAGATGGCTGGAAACGTACGCCGGAAGCAGATAGCCTGTCACAGCGGTATGACGAAGTATTGGTTGACGAATATCAGGATACGAATGAACTTCAGGACTTGCTTTTTCGGGCTATTTCTCAGGAAGAGAAAAATTTATTTATGGTTGGCGACGTGAAACAGAGCATATATGGGTTTCGTCAGGCAGAAGCTGGGTTGTTTTTGGAAAGGCGCAGTCATGCTGAAATTTATTGTAGGGAAGCTCCCACATTTCCTTCCTGCATAACACTGGGGAAAAATTTTCGCAGCCGTGTAGGTATCATTGCGTTTGTCAATTTCCTTTTCCGTCAGCTGATGAGCAAAAATGCCGGAGGGCTGGAATATGCAGGCCCTGATGAATTGCTGTATGGTGGTTCTTATCCAGAAAGCCCTGTCCCAGATGCTGAGCTGGACGTATTAGAGTGCAGTACAGACGATGGGGACTTAGACCAGATAGAAGCGGAAAGCCGCCGCATAGCGGAGTATATAACGAATTTTCTTGAAAATGGAACGGTTCAGGAGAATGGCAGACGGCGTAAAGGACAGCTTCGGGACGTTTGTATCCTTTTGCGCAGTGCCAAAAAGTATGCACCACAATATGCGCGTATACTCAGCTCTTTTGGGGTACCGACATGGGCCAGTTCAGAAAATGGATTTTTTGAAACATCAGAAATACGTACGGCGCTTTCTTTTCTGCGCACAGCGGACAATCCACTTTTGGATATTCCGTTGCTAGCGGTCCTTGCGAGTCCGGTATATGGCTTTACGCCAGATGAACTTGCAAGTATACGGATGGAAAAGAAGAAAGGACCTGTTTATCTTGCTGTTCGTAAAAAAGCCGCAGCAGGAAATACACGCTGCCAGAATTTTTTGGAAGATTTGCAGGTTTACAGGGCACAGGCAGCCACATTGCCGGCGGACCGCTTCCTGCTGTTTTTCTTACAAAAAAGCGGCTATCAGGATTTAGTGTTAGCAATGGACCATGGCGAAACACGTCTTGCTAATTTACACCTTTTGATAGAATATGCCAGGAAGTATGAACAAAGCAGTGCAGGCGGTCTTTCCGGATTTATACATCTCATTGACCGCATGCAGCGGGAGGGTAGTGATTTAAGTGCAGCCAGCCCCGTTGCGGAAAGTGCAGATGTTGTACATATTATGAGCATTCATCACAGCAAAGGGCTGGAATTTCCTGTTGTTATTCTGGCAGGATGCAGCCGACGATTCCATCAGGAAACTAACAAAGTGTGTCTGAATGCAAAGCTTGGTTTTGGTTTGCAGTTGCAGGATGAAGAAAGCGGATGCCGTTATACAACTTTGCCGCATGAAGCTGTTTCACTGGAACAGAGATGCGATGGCATGAGCGAAGAACTGCGAGTTTTGTATGTTGCTGTTACGCGTGCAAAAGAAAGACTTTTGATTCTTTGCTCTGGGTCAAATGTCGAGAAAAAGCTTACTTCATGTGCTTCCAAATTAGGAAAGGAAGAAAAACTTCCTGCCTTTCTTGTACAGAAAGCGGGGAGCACTGCAGATTGGATTTTACTATGTGCTTTGCGTCATCCGAATGCCGGGGCTTTGCGAAAAGCGGCAGATGCAGTGGATTTGCCGATTGTTCCGTGCAGCCAAAAATGCCATTTCAAGATTGTTTCATTTTCCGGTCCTTTGCAGCAGACTGATGGAACGGAAAAAACAGAGCAGAATGTTTCTCCGAACCCAGAACTATACGAAAAATTGAAGAAGGAAACGGAATACATCTATCCGTATTTACGGCTGGGACAGGTACGTGCAAAAACCGCGGCCAGCGAAATCGCCGCGGCGCCGTTTGAACGGAAATACGCAGCTATGAGCAGGCCGGCTTTTTTGGGGAAGGGCGGCTTAACGCCGGCTGAGCGCGGCACGGCACTGCACGCCTATATGCAATATGTAGATTATAAAACAGCTGCTTCTAATCCGGAAGCAGAGCTGGAACGGCTGTATAAGGAAGCGTACCTGACAAAAGAACAGGCAGATGCAGTGGATATCAATAAAATCAAGCATTTTTTTGCGTCACCGCTGGCAAAACGAATTTTAAACAGCAAAAAAGTTTTGCGGGAATATCGTTTTACAATTGAGATACCAGCATCACGGCTGGATATTTCTTTGCCGCCAGACATGGGACAGGAGCCTGTTGTTGTACAGGGCGCAATAGATTGTGCATTTGAAGAAGCAGACGGGCTGGTACTGTTGGATTATAAAACCGACAGAGAAAAAAATCCGGACAAACTGCGTGACCGCTACCAGGTACAGCTGATGCTCTATAAAGAGGCACTGACACAATGTACAGGAATGCCTGTAAAAGAATGTCTTTTGTATACCTTTTCTTTGGGGAAGACGATTATTTTGTCTGATACATAA